One Archangium violaceum genomic window, GGCGGGGATGTGCTCCTGCGCGAGGTCGTTGTAGTAGCGGTACGCCTCGTTGTAGCGGCTGAGCGCCTCGTAGCAGCGGGCGATGTTGAAGAGGACGTTGCGGTTGGGAACCAGCCGGTAGCTGGCGAAGTAGGAGCGCAGGGCCTCGATGTAATGCCCCCGGTCGTAGGCCTCGTTGCCCACCTCGAAGGCCACGTCCGCTTCATCCGCCGTGTTGTTGGCCAGGGCGGCCGCCATGGGCACGAGCAGCAGCGACAGGATGAGGGAGCCGAGACGGAGCGCGCGCATGGGCCCGCCCATTCTTCCATGTGGGCGTGGAAAGTCACCGGGCCAGGGCTGAGGCCAATTGTCGCGCCGCGGCTTCCAGCTCGCCTGCCGGGCGCCAGTCCGCGGCCGTCGCGTCGAACGCTCCCCGGCCCCACAGCCGTTGGGGCGTGTCCCGGTAGCGTGGCACCAGGTGCAGGTGGAAATGCCGCAGCACGTCGCCAATGGCGAAGGCATAGGCGTGCTCCGCGCCGAGCACCTCGCGTTGGGCCCGCATCACCCTCGCGGCGAAGGGGCCCAGCTCCCGCGCCGCCTCCTCGTCCAGGTCGTACAGGGCACGCGCATGCCGCACACTGGTGAGCACCACCCAG contains:
- a CDS encoding HIT family protein — translated: MSDVDVNEPCLGCAVVGGSHQPVGGVLARSAGLVLHGVASPSPLPGWVVLTSVRHARALYDLDEEAARELGPFAARVMRAQREVLGAEHAYAFAIGDVLRHFHLHLVPRYRDTPQRLWGRGAFDATAADWRPAGELEAAARQLASALAR